One region of Tumebacillus amylolyticus genomic DNA includes:
- a CDS encoding GNAT family N-acetyltransferase, producing the protein MLQLVRLDEGHIEDLVALSTKLGWDYAPPELRLLLTVGIAYGHVNEEGRVVSSAAVFPYEGLASIGGVMVDPSQRRQGLGTKVMERVLEEVPDIPTMLCATAQGKFLYEAMGFHTVGTLHKYLAERYVPVKETLETAEGPKLELFRAGNAHELEALRFDDGFDLAPIRSADFERILELDALSIGARRRKFLQMRIAQASDGMVLRKAGEIVGFALAVQGPIYRVIGPVVAPDAQLALMLVEHLARRHDGALRIDIPTEQTELVEAMPLRGFHLANVPPIMLIGGEQLPPRHSSLFAISSQAYG; encoded by the coding sequence ATGTTACAACTTGTCAGACTGGATGAAGGACATATCGAGGACTTGGTTGCGTTGTCGACGAAGCTCGGCTGGGACTATGCACCGCCGGAGTTGCGGTTGCTGTTGACGGTCGGGATTGCATATGGACATGTGAATGAGGAAGGTCGCGTCGTTTCCAGTGCGGCGGTGTTTCCCTATGAAGGCCTCGCTTCCATCGGCGGGGTCATGGTCGACCCGAGTCAGCGTCGCCAAGGTCTGGGAACGAAGGTCATGGAACGCGTTCTGGAGGAAGTCCCCGATATTCCTACGATGCTCTGTGCAACGGCGCAGGGCAAGTTCTTATATGAAGCAATGGGCTTCCATACTGTGGGAACCCTGCATAAATACCTCGCGGAACGGTACGTTCCGGTAAAGGAAACGCTTGAGACAGCAGAGGGTCCGAAACTCGAACTGTTTCGAGCAGGCAATGCTCACGAACTCGAAGCGTTGAGATTTGATGATGGGTTTGATCTTGCTCCTATACGCTCGGCTGACTTTGAGCGCATCCTGGAGCTCGACGCCCTCTCCATCGGTGCTCGGCGTCGGAAGTTTTTGCAGATGCGGATTGCACAGGCTTCGGATGGGATGGTGCTTCGTAAGGCTGGTGAGATTGTGGGATTTGCACTCGCGGTGCAAGGCCCAATCTACCGCGTCATCGGCCCGGTGGTCGCACCAGATGCACAACTTGCCTTGATGCTGGTTGAACACCTCGCCCGCCGCCATGACGGGGCTCTGCGGATCGACATCCCCACAGAGCAGACCGAACTCGTAGAAGCAATGCCCCTTCGCGGCTTCCACTTGGCGAACGTCCCCCCGATCATGCTGATCGGGGGCGAGCAACTCCCGCCGAGACACAGCTCCCTCTTCGCCATCTCCTCACAAGCCTACGGATGA
- a CDS encoding alpha/beta fold hydrolase yields the protein MAYAEVNGTSLYYEMAGSGHPLVLIHGFNLDCRLWDEQFAELQKHFQVVRYDMRGFGQSGPSAGDFSHFDDLAALLDHLEIEKTHVCGLSFGGYTAQEFALAYPDRVNKLVLVSAGLNGFPMTEIRKADIETFNAVVQTADVSAVANVFANQWLEGPGQAPGRVATEIRERFLDMVFHAFALPKPENFPKFLQPPVIQRVQEIKSPTLIIAGELDYPDISQIATYLHGRIVLSELEVLPNLAHIVNMEIPVQFNDMLLDFLGA from the coding sequence ATGGCATACGCAGAAGTCAACGGTACCTCCCTCTATTACGAAATGGCGGGGAGTGGGCATCCGTTGGTGTTGATCCACGGTTTTAACTTGGACTGCCGGTTGTGGGACGAGCAGTTTGCCGAGTTGCAGAAGCATTTCCAAGTCGTGCGCTACGACATGCGCGGCTTTGGGCAATCGGGTCCGTCGGCGGGGGACTTTTCCCATTTCGACGATCTCGCGGCCCTGCTCGACCACCTCGAGATTGAGAAGACGCATGTCTGCGGGCTGTCGTTTGGCGGGTACACCGCGCAGGAATTCGCGCTCGCCTATCCGGATCGCGTCAACAAACTCGTTCTCGTCTCCGCAGGTCTCAACGGCTTCCCGATGACCGAGATTCGCAAAGCGGACATCGAGACGTTCAACGCTGTGGTACAAACCGCAGATGTGAGCGCAGTGGCGAACGTGTTTGCGAACCAATGGCTCGAAGGGCCGGGGCAAGCACCGGGACGCGTGGCGACGGAGATTCGCGAGCGATTCCTCGACATGGTGTTCCATGCATTCGCTCTGCCGAAGCCGGAGAACTTCCCGAAGTTCCTCCAACCGCCGGTCATCCAGCGCGTGCAGGAGATCAAATCGCCGACCCTGATCATCGCGGGGGAACTCGACTACCCGGACATCTCGCAGATCGCGACCTACCTGCACGGGCGCATCGTCCTGTCCGAGTTGGAAGTGCTCCCCAACCTCGCGCACATCGTCAACATGGAGATTCCGGTACAGTTCAACGACATGCTCCTCGACTTCCTCGGGGCGTAG
- a CDS encoding TRAFs-binding domain-containing protein produces MSEQKKLCFVAMGYGEKVDYPTGRLLNMDATYFNVIKQAVEAAGLHCVRADELIHSGTIDVPMYEYLLKADVVIADLSTYNANALYELGVRHALKPHTTLLIAESKFQNPFDLGHTVIRRYEHLGKDIGYSEATRFQKELKEAIQEILKNPQIDSPVYTYLKDLKGFEESRVVQELPIPDGSDLQTLNKIVERGQKALDEGEFLRAKELFGMAGEMDPQNSFFVQRRVLATYKSKSPTAVEALREAWSMLEPLDVQRSADPETLGLAGAVQKRLWEELHEIGYLDRAIGYYERGFYIKRDYYNGINFAFLLNVRGRIVTGDDRIADQVLANRVRKQVVEICQELMRSDFDQRSDQYWILATLEEAYFGLQQEAEYLEAKQRAEQAANQAWERTSTEEQLEKLRALLEG; encoded by the coding sequence ATGAGTGAGCAGAAGAAACTGTGTTTTGTTGCAATGGGGTACGGGGAGAAGGTCGACTATCCTACAGGTCGACTTTTGAACATGGATGCGACCTACTTTAACGTTATCAAGCAAGCGGTTGAAGCGGCGGGTTTGCATTGTGTACGGGCTGATGAACTCATTCATTCTGGAACGATTGATGTCCCGATGTATGAGTATTTATTGAAAGCAGATGTCGTGATTGCAGATCTTTCTACGTACAACGCCAACGCGTTGTATGAGTTGGGAGTCCGGCACGCCCTCAAGCCGCACACGACGCTTTTGATCGCCGAGTCGAAGTTTCAAAACCCCTTTGATCTCGGCCATACCGTGATCCGACGGTATGAGCACTTGGGAAAAGACATTGGGTATTCGGAAGCCACGCGCTTCCAAAAAGAGCTGAAGGAAGCCATTCAGGAAATCCTGAAGAATCCCCAGATCGACAGCCCGGTGTACACCTATTTGAAAGACTTGAAAGGGTTTGAAGAGAGCAGAGTGGTTCAGGAACTGCCGATTCCGGATGGAAGCGATTTGCAAACTCTGAACAAGATCGTGGAACGTGGGCAAAAAGCATTGGACGAAGGGGAGTTTTTGCGGGCCAAGGAACTGTTTGGCATGGCGGGAGAGATGGACCCTCAGAACTCCTTTTTCGTTCAACGACGGGTCTTAGCCACCTACAAATCAAAGAGCCCAACGGCTGTTGAAGCTTTGCGCGAAGCTTGGTCAATGCTCGAACCTTTGGATGTGCAACGGTCGGCCGACCCGGAAACATTGGGTCTTGCAGGGGCAGTACAAAAACGGTTGTGGGAAGAACTGCACGAAATCGGGTATTTGGATCGAGCGATTGGGTACTATGAGCGAGGGTTTTATATCAAACGCGACTACTACAACGGGATCAACTTCGCGTTCCTCTTGAATGTACGGGGCCGAATTGTAACTGGAGATGACCGGATTGCCGATCAAGTCTTGGCAAATCGTGTCCGCAAACAAGTTGTGGAGATCTGTCAAGAGTTGATGAGGTCGGACTTCGATCAGCGCAGCGACCAATATTGGATTCTGGCGACCTTGGAGGAGGCTTATTTCGGGCTCCAACAAGAGGCAGAGTATCTGGAAGCCAAGCAAAGAGCCGAGCAAGCAGCGAATCAGGCTTGGGAACGTACATCGACCGAGGAACAACTTGAGAAGTTACGCGCTTTGTTGGAAGGATAA
- a CDS encoding DUF952 domain-containing protein yields the protein MNVIYCLVPAPYWAQYEGKAEYLPRDYDEEGFIHATRGDELLERVMNRVYATYEGELLLLVIDEERVTSEVKYEQASDGNLYPHIYGPLNTDAIVEVRRMERSAAGWVV from the coding sequence ATGAATGTGATCTATTGCTTGGTGCCCGCCCCCTATTGGGCGCAGTATGAAGGCAAGGCCGAGTACCTTCCCCGCGATTACGACGAGGAAGGTTTTATCCACGCAACGCGCGGGGACGAGCTGTTGGAGCGGGTGATGAACCGCGTGTATGCGACCTACGAGGGCGAGTTGTTGTTGCTCGTGATCGACGAAGAGCGCGTGACGTCCGAAGTGAAGTACGAGCAAGCAAGCGACGGCAACCTCTATCCGCACATCTACGGACCACTCAATACAGATGCGATTGTGGAAGTTCGCCGGATGGAGCGCAGCGCCGCCGGTTGGGTTGTGTAG
- a CDS encoding DEAD/DEAH box helicase, which translates to MENRLLQYYSECLRYESFFEKKLTESEIRNGRLPNGLSLDPLPPVYTQHQGKVKDDQTFLIGYPVTHSKRVPLVIWEVESPTISLLPNSDVFFHKDLHEELISTGQRSYLADFQKRVKETPQKILDRSFFVEILQTMDLRESQVLWEPVLFLGEKTTTMNYNIVKEFESLHNETQGRSESTDTYLSVDVSATRSSDEYYHVVNSNHPQNVALANLSERITVLQGPPGTGKTQTILNLIATQVINGETVLVSSTNNAAVNNIIDKMSREQIDQDFPGYVRFGNREEIKKSVPRMLDLIESVTNEPVLDDEVKIRVDIERYKQTSLKQLLEIRQIEEADDEYHRVTAEEKELNVLARQLWLRIEKGSMTSLAKALEESRFVDQQVERQFAQWLLEPGLLDGNPRSILDKIRMWWRAWKFKSRLKRLFKVLKTSGVQFPAITKAMDLAEIHDVLRYVNTRDLLRTCQARIQKAEDKRKQTHKLAGLYDRKIETDRQLLREMWKLRRARMQRNGVQIQRINRCMSELSKDKPKIKDTSADFPALQELFPIFLTSNLSVRNTVPYPFQFDLVIVDEASQCSIPSLISLLQVAKRIVVIGDEKQLPHITSLGERLDDLLFEKLCGNSAESGQYQHTKNSAFDRALHVVRTDEKKKHLLNFHYRCAPSIIEFCNREFYFNRLRVMTQEPVGSLGSTRYINIPDARAEGLFNESEVQKVCQLVEELKNEGYHSIGVITPFRRQANALEARLAGKADVGTVHKFQGKENDVIIFSTVVAPGMEERNIRFVQKNRELINVAVSRAAKLLIVVGHEETLNRTKGYLTKLVQYIRTNAVPDKMQLVPYMVYGDERRKQLLTETQQGLLKTLEQTFASRSVVVYPKMAVKDTLMIRGVLPGLHEFYMVSHFDFVVYEKESLTPLAAIVQDQRESFDELCALVEFPCIHLQDQKDEEALSKLEDVVREWKL; encoded by the coding sequence ATGGAAAATCGGCTGCTCCAGTATTACTCAGAATGCTTGCGTTATGAATCATTTTTCGAGAAAAAACTGACCGAAAGTGAAATTCGAAACGGGCGCTTGCCCAATGGCCTTTCACTCGATCCTCTTCCGCCTGTTTATACCCAGCATCAAGGCAAAGTAAAAGATGATCAAACGTTCCTCATCGGCTATCCTGTGACTCACTCAAAGAGGGTCCCCCTCGTGATCTGGGAGGTAGAATCTCCGACGATCTCGTTGTTGCCGAACTCTGATGTTTTTTTTCACAAGGATTTGCATGAGGAACTGATCTCAACAGGTCAACGGTCTTATCTGGCAGACTTTCAAAAGAGAGTCAAGGAAACTCCTCAAAAGATTTTGGATCGATCTTTTTTCGTCGAGATTTTGCAAACGATGGATCTGAGAGAAAGCCAAGTTTTATGGGAACCGGTCTTGTTCCTTGGCGAGAAGACGACAACGATGAATTACAACATTGTGAAAGAGTTCGAATCTCTACACAATGAAACGCAAGGACGGTCTGAGAGTACGGACACCTATCTCTCTGTAGATGTTTCTGCGACTCGATCCTCAGATGAGTACTATCATGTCGTGAACAGCAACCATCCTCAAAACGTTGCCCTTGCCAACCTCTCGGAACGAATCACGGTATTACAAGGCCCACCGGGGACCGGAAAGACGCAAACCATCTTGAATTTGATTGCAACACAGGTGATAAACGGGGAGACCGTTCTGGTTTCGAGTACGAACAACGCCGCCGTTAACAATATTATTGACAAAATGAGTAGGGAACAGATCGACCAAGACTTTCCCGGATACGTGCGGTTTGGCAATCGAGAAGAAATCAAGAAGTCGGTCCCCCGTATGTTGGATCTCATCGAGAGTGTTACAAATGAGCCCGTCTTAGACGATGAAGTGAAGATAAGAGTGGACATTGAGCGGTATAAGCAAACCAGTTTGAAGCAACTCTTAGAAATTCGGCAGATCGAAGAGGCGGACGATGAGTATCACAGAGTAACAGCAGAGGAGAAGGAGCTGAATGTACTCGCACGTCAGCTATGGCTGAGGATTGAAAAAGGCTCAATGACTTCGCTGGCCAAAGCGTTGGAAGAATCCCGATTCGTGGATCAGCAGGTAGAGCGTCAATTTGCCCAATGGTTGCTAGAGCCCGGTCTGTTGGACGGAAATCCGCGATCCATTCTGGACAAAATCCGGATGTGGTGGAGGGCTTGGAAATTCAAGTCGAGGTTGAAACGATTGTTCAAGGTTCTCAAAACCTCGGGAGTTCAGTTTCCTGCTATTACGAAAGCAATGGATCTCGCGGAGATTCATGATGTGTTGCGGTATGTCAATACACGCGATCTGCTCCGAACCTGCCAGGCCCGAATTCAGAAGGCCGAGGATAAGCGCAAGCAGACGCACAAACTAGCAGGGCTCTATGACCGCAAGATCGAGACGGATCGTCAATTGTTGCGGGAAATGTGGAAACTCCGACGAGCTCGGATGCAACGAAATGGAGTGCAAATCCAGCGTATTAATCGTTGCATGAGCGAACTTTCAAAGGACAAACCGAAAATCAAGGATACTTCCGCAGATTTCCCTGCCTTACAAGAGTTGTTTCCGATTTTCCTAACAAGCAATCTCTCGGTACGGAATACAGTGCCTTATCCGTTTCAATTTGATTTGGTCATTGTAGACGAAGCGTCGCAATGTTCTATACCCAGTCTGATTTCACTTCTGCAAGTGGCGAAGCGAATCGTTGTCATCGGAGACGAGAAGCAATTGCCCCACATTACTTCACTTGGTGAGCGACTTGATGACTTGCTTTTTGAAAAACTTTGCGGGAATTCCGCAGAGTCCGGTCAATATCAGCATACAAAGAACAGTGCTTTTGACCGAGCGCTTCATGTCGTGAGAACGGATGAGAAGAAAAAACACCTCCTCAACTTTCACTACCGCTGTGCACCTTCGATCATCGAGTTCTGTAATCGTGAGTTCTACTTCAATCGCCTGCGCGTTATGACTCAGGAACCTGTCGGAAGTTTGGGCAGTACTCGGTACATAAATATCCCGGATGCACGAGCAGAGGGCTTATTCAATGAGAGTGAGGTTCAGAAAGTCTGCCAGTTGGTGGAGGAATTGAAGAACGAAGGATATCACAGCATCGGGGTAATCACTCCGTTTCGACGTCAAGCGAACGCTTTGGAGGCACGTCTCGCAGGGAAAGCAGATGTGGGAACGGTGCATAAGTTTCAAGGCAAGGAAAATGACGTGATCATTTTCAGCACTGTAGTAGCTCCGGGGATGGAAGAACGAAACATTCGGTTTGTACAGAAAAATCGCGAATTGATAAATGTCGCAGTCTCACGGGCAGCCAAACTGCTGATCGTTGTGGGGCATGAAGAGACTTTGAACCGTACCAAAGGGTACCTGACTAAGTTGGTGCAGTATATCCGTACCAACGCGGTACCGGATAAAATGCAGTTAGTTCCGTATATGGTGTATGGAGATGAACGCCGGAAACAATTGCTGACAGAGACTCAACAAGGCCTGCTGAAGACCTTGGAGCAAACATTCGCTTCACGTTCAGTGGTGGTTTATCCAAAGATGGCAGTCAAAGATACGTTGATGATTCGGGGAGTGCTGCCCGGTCTCCATGAGTTTTACATGGTGAGTCACTTTGATTTTGTTGTGTATGAAAAAGAGTCCCTCACACCTTTGGCAGCGATCGTACAAGATCAACGGGAGTCCTTCGACGAACTCTGTGCCTTGGTGGAATTTCCTTGTATTCATCTCCAAGATCAGAAGGACGAAGAGGCCTTGTCAAAGCTTGAGGATGTGGTACGGGAGTGGAAGTTGTAA
- the tenA gene encoding thiaminase II has product MKFSESLRQKVEASWQASFDHPFVTGVADGSLSLESFKHYVLNDSYYLSVFAKVQALGAARAGDLYTMSRMAAHAQGTYEAEMDLHRNFTVRLGITEEQKAAFQPSPSAYNYANHMIAVAYTGTLGEIIAAILPCYWLYWEIGKRYEGVQTPEPIYQDWINAYGGEWFGQLVVEQINRLDELAEVASEEEKRRMESHFILSSDFEYSFWQMAYTLEKWPFAEKETVTK; this is encoded by the coding sequence ATGAAATTTTCCGAATCCTTGCGTCAAAAGGTCGAAGCGAGCTGGCAAGCGAGTTTTGACCATCCGTTTGTCACCGGGGTGGCCGACGGTTCTCTGTCCCTGGAGAGCTTCAAACATTATGTGCTGAACGACTCCTACTACCTCTCCGTGTTCGCCAAAGTCCAAGCGCTGGGTGCCGCTCGCGCCGGCGACCTCTACACGATGTCGCGCATGGCGGCTCATGCACAGGGAACCTACGAAGCGGAGATGGACCTGCACCGCAACTTCACCGTGCGACTTGGCATCACGGAGGAGCAAAAAGCGGCGTTCCAACCCTCGCCGTCCGCGTACAACTACGCCAACCACATGATCGCCGTGGCGTACACGGGAACGCTCGGCGAGATCATCGCCGCGATTCTGCCGTGCTACTGGCTGTACTGGGAGATCGGCAAGCGCTACGAAGGTGTGCAAACGCCGGAGCCGATCTATCAAGACTGGATCAATGCGTATGGCGGAGAGTGGTTCGGACAGTTGGTGGTGGAGCAAATCAACCGTCTGGATGAACTGGCGGAGGTCGCGTCGGAGGAAGAGAAGCGACGGATGGAGAGTCATTTTATTTTGAGCAGTGATTTTGAGTATTCGTTCTGGCAGATGGCGTACACACTGGAAAAGTGGCCATTTGCTGAGAAGGAGACGGTAACGAAATGA